In Selenihalanaerobacter shriftii, the DNA window CGCCAATTAACGATTTTAGATAGTAGGCTGGTGCAATGCCTGATAAGCGATGTAAGAAAAGAAAACAGTGGAAAAAGACGAATCAAAAACGCAAAATTCCCTTATAAAAAGTATTTAAGCGATATAGTAGCTGAATATTTACCTGATAGTGCTAAGGAAAAATTGATATGTTTTACAATAAATCACTACTTATCCTACTTTTACGCATCTAGCTAGATGTGGTAAATCGATGTTATGTGATGTTGGCGGTCATTAGAAAAATTAACTTCCCATTTTATATTAAGTTTCTAATAAATAATTAGAACCCCCTTGCTTTTTAAACTTATTTGTCTACCCCAAAAAATTAATAATAGTTCTACTTATAATTAAATAAGTCTCCCTTCCAAAAAACAAATATAGAATATATGTATACTTTATATCATAATTATGATATAATATTACTAAACAGAATGATAAAGGAGTGATTTTATGCCAACTATTAAACCTGTTTCCGAGCTTAGAAATAACTTTAAAAAAATATCAGAACTCTGCCATGAAGAAGGCGAACCAGTCTTTTTAACTAAAAATGGTCACGGCGATATGGTTGTTATGAGTTTAGGTTTATATGAAAAACAACAAGCACTTCTTGAATTATACCAAAAACTTAGTAAAGCTGAAACAGAAAGTTTATCAGAAGCACCTAAAACCTCACATGACAAATTAATGAAAGAAATGAAGGCTAAGTTAAATGAGTAATAAAGAATTTCAAGTCAATTATTTACCTATCGCTAAAAAAGACCTAGAAGAAATAATAAAATATATTCAAACTGATAATCCTAGTGCTGCTTTAGACTTCCTTAATCAAATCGATGAAACTATTTCAAAATTAAAAGAATTTCCTTACATGGGGAAAACAC includes these proteins:
- a CDS encoding type II toxin-antitoxin system RelE/ParE family toxin, whose protein sequence is MSNKEFQVNYLPIAKKDLEEIIKYIQTDNPSAALDFLNQIDETISKLKEFPYMGKTPKDEHLKFLNYRMLVIENYLVFYTVKEEVTEVEIKRIIHGKRKYNFLI
- a CDS encoding type II toxin-antitoxin system Phd/YefM family antitoxin is translated as MPTIKPVSELRNNFKKISELCHEEGEPVFLTKNGHGDMVVMSLGLYEKQQALLELYQKLSKAETESLSEAPKTSHDKLMKEMKAKLNE